GACGATCAGGAACTCGGCATCACCGAGTCCAAATCGTACAGTCCCGGCGACTGGTACGCCGAAGTGGTTCTGAAAGCGGGTCTCGCCGACTACGCGCCGATGGGCGGGTTCATCGTGACCCGACCGCGCGGCTACGCCCTCTGGGAGGGCCTGCAGGACCGCCTCGACGGCTGGTTCAAGGAGACGGGTGCGCAGAACGCCTACTTCCCCGCGCTCATCCCCGAGAGCTACCTCGAACGCGAGAGCGACATCGTGGAAGGGTTCGACCCGGAAGTCGCGTGGGTGACCCACGGCGGCCACGACGAACTCGACGAGCGCCTCGCGTTCCGCCCCACCAGCGAGAGCATCATCACGCCGTTCATGAGCCAGTGGGTCCGGAGTCACCGCGACCTGCCGCTCCGACTCAACCAGTGGTGTAGCGTGATCCGATGGGAAGCGACGGACACGAAGCCGTTCTTCCGCACGAAGGAGTTCCTCTGGCAGGAGGGTCACACCGCCCACGAGACCCGCGACGAGGCGTGGGACGAGACGATGACCCGACTCGACCAGTACCAGCGCGTCTTCGAGGAGGTGCTGGCGATTCCGGTCATGCCCGGCCGCAAACCCGAACACGACAAGTTCCCCGGAGCGGACACCACGACGACCGTCGAGGCGCTCATGCCCGACGGCAAGTCGGTGCAGGGTGCGACGAGCCACTACCTCGGGCAGGGCTTCGCGGAGGCGTACGACCTCTACTTCACCGACGAGAACGAAGAGGAGCGCGTGGCCCACACTACCTCGTGGGGACTGTCGTGGCGTGCCCTCGGCGCGCTCATCATGACCCACAGCGACGAGCAGGGCTTCGTCTGCCCGCCCACACTCGCGCCCGAGCAGGTCGTCATCGTCCCCATCTGGCAGGAGGAGAACCGCGAGGAAGTGCTCTCGTACGCCGAGGGCATCGCGGAGGACCTCGAAGACGCGGGCGTCCGCGTCGAACTCGACGACCGCGACGAGCGCAACCCCGGATTCAAGTTCAACGAGTGGGAGCTCAAGGGCGTCCCCGTCCGCTTCGAAATCGGCCCACACGAGGTCGAAGACGACGAGATCACGGTCGTTCACCGCCCCGACGGCGAGAACGTCGTGGAGGACCGCGCGGGCATCGCCGAAACCGTCCAGGACCACTTCGACGTCGTGTTCGACAAGATGTACGAGGCGGCGGAGGAGAACCTGGAGGAGAACGTCCGCGAGGCGGACTCGCGGGCCGACATCCTCGGCACCATCGGCCAGCACGGCGGCTACGTGAAGACCGCGTGGTGTGGCGACGAGGACTGTGAGACGGAGATCAAGGACCAGATTTCGGCGGAAATCGTCATGGTGCCACTCGACCGAGACGAGGAACCCTGCGGCGACGAGTGTTCCATCTGCGGCGACGAAGCGGAGGAGACGGCGTACTTCGCGAAGTCGTACTGAACCGGACGCTACTTTTTCGGCGACCGACACACCGACCGTGACATGTGAACCTTGGATTAGATAGTCCCGTGCGTGTAAGCAGTTACCATGCCGAAGTACGTCACGCTCGACGACACGTACGAAACGACCCGCGAGAACTTCTCGTGGGACCTGCCCGAGTCGTTCAACATCGCGGACGACCTGCTCCGGAAGCACGACGACCCGAAGGGGTCGGTGGCGCTGTTCCAAGCGTACCCCGACGGGCGGCGGGAGACGTACACGTTCCACGACATCGACGTGCTGTCGAACCGCGTTGCGAACGCCCTCTCGAACCTCGGCGTCGGGTTCGGCGACCGGGTAGCGGTCGCCGTTCCGCAGAAACCGGCGAACCCCATCACCCATCTGGCGTGCTGGAAACTCGGCGCGATATCGATACCGCTGTCGGTGCTGTTCGGGTCCGAGTCGCTCGGCTACCGACTCGACGACAGCGGCGCGTTGGTCGCCGTGGTGGACGCATCGGTCAGACCGACGCTCGCGGACGTCCGGGACGACTGTCCGAACCTCGACCACGTCGTCGAGGTGGACGGCGACGCCGAGGGTGATGCAATCGACTTCGAGGACCTCCTCCGAGATGGCGGGCGCTCGTTCGAACTCGCGGAGACGACGCCGGAAACGCCCGCAATCGTCATGTACACGAGCGGGAGCACCGGGCCGCCGAAAGGTGCGCTCCACGGACACCACGTCTGGGTCGGCCACTGCCCGACGTACTCGATGGTGTTCGAACGGGACGTGGTCGGGAAGACGGTGGCGTGGACGCCCGCCGATTGGGCGTGGATCGGCGCGCTCGGCGACCTGCTGTATCCGTCGTGGCACTACGGCCGCCCCGTCGTCGGCTATCCGATGGGGAAGTTCGACGCCGAGGAGGCGTTCGAAATCGCGGAGGAGTTCGGCGTCACGGACGCGTTCATCCCGCCGACGGCCATCCGCATGATGATGGAGGTGTCCGACCCGACCGACGCCTACGACCTCGACCTCGATTCCATCAGCACCGGCGGCGAACCGCTGACCCCGGAAATCCTCGCGTGGGCCGAGGAGGAACTGGCGGGCGTCACGGTGAACGAACTGTACGGCCAGACGGAGGCGAACCTGCTGGTCGCCAACTGTCACGACTGGTTCGAGGCGAAACCGGGGAGCATGGGAAAACCCGTACCGGGCCACGACGTCGCCATCGTAGACCCCGAGACGGGGACGGAACTACCCCGCGGCGAGGTCGGCCAGATAGCGGTTCGAAACCCCACCGAACCGGCGATATTCGAGGAGTACTGGAACGAACCGGAGAGGACCGAGTCGGTTCGGGTCGGAGACTGGCACCTCACCGGAGACCTCGCGGTGCAGGACGAGGACGATTACATCTGGTTCAAATCGCGCGACGACGACCTCATCATCACCAGCGGCTACCGGGTCGGTCCCGGCGAAATCGAGAAGGCAATTCTCGAACACCCGTCCGTCGAACAGGTGGGCGTCGTCGGTATCCCGGACGGAACGCGCGGCGAGATAATCGCGGCGTTCGTCCAACCCACCTCCGGCGTCGATGGGGACGATTCGCTCAGGGAGGAGATACGCACCCTCGTCCGGAACGACCTCGCGGCGTACGAGTATCCCCGTCGAATCGAGTTCGTCTCCGAACTCCCGCAGACGACGACCGGTAAGATTCAGCGCACGGATTTGCGGGAGCGAACGACCGAGGAGTAGGCAGTTCGCCGCTATTGAGATTCATTCGCATACGTATCGATCAGACCGCTACGGTCGGGAATTATAAACCGTTTATACCGCAGACCGGATTTTCCCCGCCAAGCGGCCGCTTATCGTTGTGATGAGCGGCCACGACTACAACAATGGTTTCGAGTCCAACGTTCGACGATGAAGTGGCACACGAGCGAATCGACGCCGACGAGTGGGAGGAAATCTACGTCGTCGGGGACGTTCACGGCTGTCTGCCGGAACTCGAATCGCTTCTCGAAGAACTGTCGCCGACCGACGACGACCTCGTGGTGTTCGTCGGCGACCTGATTCGTAAAGGACCGGACAGTCTCGGCGTCGTCGAGTTGGTGCAGGAGCACGACAACTTCCGGTCGATTCGGGGTAACAACGAGCAGAAACTCCTCGACGGGGACGTCGAACTGGACGAGTTCGGCGAGGACGAAATCGAGTTCGTCCGGGAGTTCCCGGCGGCGATTTCGTGGGAGGACGCGCTCGTCGTTCACGGCGGGGTGGACCCGCGAAAGCCGCTTTCCGAGCACTCCGTGGACGACCTCGAAACGACGCGTTCGATGGACCCGGACGGAAGCTACGACCGGCCGTTCTGGTTCGAGCGGTACGACGGGCCGCAACGGGTGTTCTTCGGTCACACCGTGCTCGAACGGCCGGTGAACGCGAATGGGCCGTCGGTCTCGATACGGGGTGTGTCTACGGCGGGGAACTCACCGCGTACGATTATCGGCGGGACGAGTTCGTCACACAGGAATCGTTGCGAACGGACGCGGACAGAAGCGACGACTCCATCGTCACTCCACAGTCCCCGCACTCCCAGTAATCCCCACCGCCCTCCGCGAGTAGTCATGTCACAACACGAGTTACCGGACGACGGCGACGACGAATCGGGAGCCGAAAACGCGGATATCGACCTCGGTGACCCGCGATACTACCTCAACCGTGAGTTGAGCCAACTCGAATTCCAGAAGCGAGTGCTCCACGAAGCGATAGACGAACGCAACCCGCTGCTGGAGCGCGTGAAGTTTCTCGCCATCTTCACGACGAACATGGACGAGTTCTTCCGCAAGCGGGTCGGCGGTCTGAAACAGCAGATGGCGGCGGACGTCACGGAACTCTCGCCCGACGGCCGGACGCCGGAGGAGCAGATAGACGAAATCCTCGACGTGACACACGACATGTTTCGTCGCCAGTCGGCTTGTTACCGGGACGTGATTCACGACGAACTCGCGGCGGCGGGAATCGACATCGTGTCGTACGATTCGCTTTCGTCGGCGGAACGCGACGACCTTCGGGAGTACTTCGAGCAGTCGGTATTACCGACGCTCACGCCGCTGACGTTCGACCCGGCACACCCGTTTCCGTTCATCTCCAACTTGAGCCTCTCGCTCGCGGTGTTGACCCGCCGGGACGGGGACTCGGAGCCGACGTTTTCGCGCGTGAAGATTCCGCGAAATCGGCCGCGTCTCGTGAGAATCGGGGACGAACCACGTTTCGTCCCCCTGGAAGACGTCATCAGGTCGAACCTCGACCTGCTGTTTCCGAGCACCGAAATCATCGACCATTCGACGTTCCGCGTCACCCGAAACGCGGAGGTCGGGAAGGACGAGGAGGTCGCCGAGGACCTCATCGACATGATAGAGACGGTGTTGCGGGAACGGCGGTTCGCCACCGTCGTCCGTCTCGAAATCGAGGAGGGGATGCCCGACGCGGTTCGGGACCTCCTGATGGAACAGTTGGACGTGGACGAGCGCGAGGTCTTCGAACTACCGGGACCGCTGGATTTCCGCGATTTTATGGATCTGACCGACCTCGACAGGCCCGAGTTGAAGACCGCGCCGTGGACGCCACAACCCCATCCACGACTCACCAGCGGCGTGCCAGACGAACGAGTGGACGTCTTCGAGGAGATTCGGCGAAACGACGTGCTCGTGCACCATCCGTACCACTCCTTCGAGGACACCGTCCAGAAGTTCCTGAGTCAGGCCGCAACTGACCCCGACGTGCTCGCCATCAAACTCTCCATCTACCGAACCGCGAGCGATTCGAGGTGGTCCAGAGCCTCATCGAGGCGGCGAGAAACGGCAAGCAGGTGGCGGTGATGGTCGAACTCAAGGCTCGATTCGACGAGGAGAACAACATCGAGTGGGGGAAGAAACTGGAGGAGGAGGGGATTCACGTCGCCTACGGGACCATCGGCTACAAGACACACAGCAAGACCGCGCTCGTCGTCCGCGAGGAGGAAGACGGCGTCCGGTTGTACTCGCACATCGCAACCGGGAACTACCACTCGGAGACGGCGAAGACGTACACCGACCTCGGATTGTTGACCGCCGACCGAAAGATCGGGCAGGACCTGAGCGCCCTGTTCAACTTCTTCACCGGCCACACCCACCACGAGGAGTACCGAAAACTGCTCATCGCGCCGGGGAACATGCGCGAGCGGTTTACGGAGGCGATTCGAAACGAGACGGCACTGGCCCGCGAGGGCAAGGACGGACGAATCGTCGTCAAGATGAATTCGCTCGAAGATCCGAAAATCGTCGAGGAGTTGTATCGCGCGGCGATGGACGGCGTCGATATCGACCTCATCGTCCGGGACATCTGTCGGCTTCGACCTGGCGTGGACGGACTGAGTGAGACGGTCGACGTCTACAGCGTCGTCGGTCGGTTTCTGGAACACTCCCGGATCTTCTATTTCGGTAACGACGGCGACCCGGACTACTACATCGGTTCGGCCGACTGGATGACCAGAAACCTCGACAACCGAGTCGAAACCATCGCGCCGGTGCGGGATTCGACGCTTCGGGAGGAACTCTCGACCATCCTCGAAACCATGCTCGTCGACAATCGACGCTGTTGGGAGATGGAGTCCGATGGGGGCTATCACCAACGGCGACCGGGCGAGGACGAACCGACGGTGGACACACACGAGATTCTGATGCGACGGGCGAATAGGACGAACGATTCGTAGCCTCCCCGAACGTCCATCGGTTGCCGAACACGTTTTCCCGCACTGCAAATATTCACAAAGTTATTTATATAATATGATATAAAAGAGAGGTAGATGACGGTGGGGAAGCGGGTAATATACGAAAAGTTGCGTATTTTGTGATAATAATATCAAATATCATATGTTGGAATCCGTAGGATCACCATTCAACCAATGCAGGAATCGTTAGCAAAGTTTTAGAAACCCGGCTACAATCGGTTAGATATGACCGAAGTCAATCTAGACGAAAAAGACTTTAAAATCCTTCAATGGCTCGACAGAGAGGGAGATATCGACGTCGACGAAGTGAGTGATGAACTCGGTATCAGTACCTCTACCGTGTACTATCGACTAGACAAGTATCGAAAACAGGGAATCCTCGCGGGAACCGTCTCGAAACTCGACGCGCGGGAGCTCGGTCTGGAGCTCACCGTCATCAGCGAGATCAAGAGCGACTATGGCCCCGGATACGACGAAATCGGCGAGTGTCTCACGGACATCTCCGGCGTCCAAACGGTATATTTCATGCTCGGGGAGAAGTCGTTCACCGTCATCGCTCACCTGCGTGACCACGACCACCTACAGGAGTACATCGACGACATCATCCACACCGATGGGGTCGAACATTCCTCGACGCAGATCGCACTTCGAACCTTCAAGGACGAATCGAGACTCCTCGTCAACTACGACGACGAGGATTTGATGGCGCTCATCGAGAGCGAATAGAACGAAAAGAACGAAAAGAACCGCATTGACTATTTGTAGAGACAACACGTATATGGAGATATTTCGCCTCTTGTTCACCATACTATCCCCTTTAGTTCCAGTTACAGCCCTTTCTATCACACGTTCGTCCAATATATAAGGAACACATATTGACAATAGCACACCCTTTCCCCTTCAGGAGAAACCTCTTATGTGTGTTTGTCATGCGCTCGCATATGACTGACTTCCTCGCCGATCCGACCGACCAGCGGTCGAACTGCGGTGTCGGTGTCGTAATGGACCTCGACGCCCACACCAGCCACGAAATCGTAACCGACGGCCTATCGCTACTCGCCAACCTCGAACATCGCGGTACGACGGGCGCAGAATCGAACACCGGGGACGGTGCCGGAATCCTCGTTCAACGACCGGACGCCTTCTTCGCGGTCGAACTCGGCACCGACCTGCCGGAGACGTACGCCATCGGCCAACTGTTCCTTCCGCAGGACGACGAACTCCGCGCCGAACTGAAAGAAACCGTCGAGGACGTGCTCCAGGCGGAGGGCGTGAGCGTCTTCGACTGGCGAACGGTACCGACGGAGAACGAAGATTTGGGGGCGACGGCGCTCGACTCGGAACCCGTCATCGAACAGTGTTTCGTCGCACCGGGCGAGGAGATGGACGTCGAGGAGTTCGACCGGACGCTGTACGTCGCCCGGCGCGCACTGGAGAACACCGTCGCGGCGCGCGAGGACGCGGAGAAATTCTACGTCTGCTCGCTCGACCGGAAGACGCTCGTGTACAAGGGGCTGCTCAAGGGTGACCAACTGGGCGGTTACTTCCCCGACCTCCGGGACGAACTGTTCGAATCGTCCCTCGCCCTGGTTCACGCACGGTTTTCGACGAACACGCTCGGCGCGTGGCGACTCGCCCACCCCTACCGCCGCGTCATCCACAACGGCGAGATAAACACGATTCAGGGGAACGGCAACTGGATGGCGGCGCGCGAGACGGACCTCGAAAGCGACGTGCTCGGCGACGACATCGACCGAATCACGCCGGTGACGACGCTCGACCAGAGCGACACGGCGGTCGTGGACAACGTCCTCGAACTCCTCATGCAGGACGAACGGGAACTCCCCCACGCCCTCCGAATGTTGGTGCCCGAAGCGTGGCGCGATAGAACCGACGGCGACCGGAACGCGTGGTACGACTTTCACGCCTCCCTCATCGAACCGTGGGACGGCCCGGTGCTCGTCGCCGCGACGGACGGCGACCGCGTCGGTGCCGTGCTCGACCGGAACGGCCTGCGTCCGTGCCGCTACGACGTGACGACCGACAACCGACTCGTGATGGCCAGCGAGGCCGGAGCGCTCGACCTCGAACCGGACGAAGTCGTCGAGCGGGGTCGCCTCAAGCCGGGACAGCTATTCCTCGCGGACCCCGAGCAGGGCGGTCTCGTCTCGGACGAGGACGTGTTCGACGACCTGACCGACGAGAAGTACGCCGAGTGGGTCGCCGAGGAGCAAGTTCGACTGGACGAGGAAACGGATTCGGACTGGGACGGCCCCTCGGAGCTTGAGGACTTCCTCGACGAGGACGATATCGGTTCGGGTGACTCCTCCCCGCTCCGCGCCCGGCAAGCCGTCTGGGGGTACACCCACGACGAACTGAGCGAACTCCTCGAACCGATGGCCCGGGGGGGCAAGGACCCGGTGGGGTCGATGGGCGACGACACGCCGCTGTCCGTCCTGTCGGACTTCGACCGACCGCTGTTCTCGTACTTCAAACAGTTGTTCGCACAGGTGACGAACCCGCCTATCGACTACATCCGCGAGGAACTGGTGACGAGCCTCGAAACCCGTCTCGGTCGCCAGCGGAACCTCCTCGACGAATCGCCCGCCCACGCACGGCAACTCGTCCTCGATTCGCCCGTGCTGACCGACGAGGAACTGGCGGGCGTGAAAGGGACGGACTTCCCGACCGAAGTCGTCGACATCACCTTCGACGCCGATGGCGACCTCGAAACGGCGGTCGCACGGGTGCGCGAGGAGGCGAAGGACGCGGTCGAATCGGGTGCCGAAATCGTCGTGCTCTCGGACAAGGCGACGACGACCGACAGGGTTCCGATTCCCTCCCTGCTCGCCACGAGCGCGGTCCACCATCACCTCGTGCGCGAGGGACTGCGAACCAGGACCGGTCTCGTCGTGG
The genomic region above belongs to Haladaptatus sp. R4 and contains:
- the proS gene encoding proline--tRNA ligase; translated protein: MSNDDQELGITESKSYSPGDWYAEVVLKAGLADYAPMGGFIVTRPRGYALWEGLQDRLDGWFKETGAQNAYFPALIPESYLERESDIVEGFDPEVAWVTHGGHDELDERLAFRPTSESIITPFMSQWVRSHRDLPLRLNQWCSVIRWEATDTKPFFRTKEFLWQEGHTAHETRDEAWDETMTRLDQYQRVFEEVLAIPVMPGRKPEHDKFPGADTTTTVEALMPDGKSVQGATSHYLGQGFAEAYDLYFTDENEEERVAHTTSWGLSWRALGALIMTHSDEQGFVCPPTLAPEQVVIVPIWQEENREEVLSYAEGIAEDLEDAGVRVELDDRDERNPGFKFNEWELKGVPVRFEIGPHEVEDDEITVVHRPDGENVVEDRAGIAETVQDHFDVVFDKMYEAAEENLEENVREADSRADILGTIGQHGGYVKTAWCGDEDCETEIKDQISAEIVMVPLDRDEEPCGDECSICGDEAEETAYFAKSY
- a CDS encoding AMP-binding protein, which codes for MPKYVTLDDTYETTRENFSWDLPESFNIADDLLRKHDDPKGSVALFQAYPDGRRETYTFHDIDVLSNRVANALSNLGVGFGDRVAVAVPQKPANPITHLACWKLGAISIPLSVLFGSESLGYRLDDSGALVAVVDASVRPTLADVRDDCPNLDHVVEVDGDAEGDAIDFEDLLRDGGRSFELAETTPETPAIVMYTSGSTGPPKGALHGHHVWVGHCPTYSMVFERDVVGKTVAWTPADWAWIGALGDLLYPSWHYGRPVVGYPMGKFDAEEAFEIAEEFGVTDAFIPPTAIRMMMEVSDPTDAYDLDLDSISTGGEPLTPEILAWAEEELAGVTVNELYGQTEANLLVANCHDWFEAKPGSMGKPVPGHDVAIVDPETGTELPRGEVGQIAVRNPTEPAIFEEYWNEPERTESVRVGDWHLTGDLAVQDEDDYIWFKSRDDDLIITSGYRVGPGEIEKAILEHPSVEQVGVVGIPDGTRGEIIAAFVQPTSGVDGDDSLREEIRTLVRNDLAAYEYPRRIEFVSELPQTTTGKIQRTDLRERTTEE
- a CDS encoding Lrp/AsnC family transcriptional regulator; the encoded protein is MTEVNLDEKDFKILQWLDREGDIDVDEVSDELGISTSTVYYRLDKYRKQGILAGTVSKLDARELGLELTVISEIKSDYGPGYDEIGECLTDISGVQTVYFMLGEKSFTVIAHLRDHDHLQEYIDDIIHTDGVEHSSTQIALRTFKDESRLLVNYDDEDLMALIESE